In the Brassica napus cultivar Da-Ae chromosome A7, Da-Ae, whole genome shotgun sequence genome, one interval contains:
- the LOC106359146 gene encoding uncharacterized mitochondrial protein AtMg00310-like yields MSTFLLPLEIFENLASAIAQFWWSSNPPKRGIHWAKWDKVCLPKEEGMIGFRLIYEFNLALLAKQLWRLVQYPDSLVVRVLRGRYYRMTSPLGAISASSPSCVWTSIYAARKLLLLEIRQKIHPGYEVTVREDQWIPTIPARSATPVAPVTHPNMRVSDLINQDLKKWDVELLEDYVHPADIPLIRSMAISSTYRRDTFCWKYTKNYQYTV; encoded by the coding sequence ATGTCGACATTTCTGCTCCCATTGGAGATTTTTGAAAACCTTgctagtgccattgcacaattttggtggagttcgAATCCACCGAAAAGAGGAATACACTGGGCGAAATGGGATAAGGTTTGTCTACCAAAAGAAGAGGGCATGATTGGCTTCCGTTTAATCTATGAGTTTAATCTAGCACTATTGGCAAAGCAATTATGGAGATTGGTTCAGTACCCTGATTCACTGGTTGTCCGAGTCTTGAGGGGCAGATACTATAGGATGACCTCGCCATTGGGAGCAATCTCTGCAAGTAGTCCATCATGTGTGTGGACAAGCATTTATGCCGCAAGGAAGCTTCTGCTTCTGGAGATTAGACagaagattcatcctggttatgAAGTCACGGTGCGGGAGGATCAGTGGATTCCAACGATACCTGCTAGATCAGCTACACCTGTAGCACCTGTGACACACCCGAATATGAGAGTTAGTGACCTCATTAACCAGGATTTGAAGAAATGGGACGTAGAGTTACTAGAGGATTATGTCCACCCCGCTGACATACCACTCATACGTAGTATGGCCATAAGCTCTACTTATCGCCGTGATACCTTCTGCTGGAAGTACACAAAGAATTACCAGTACACAGTCTAG